In a single window of the Subtercola sp. PAMC28395 genome:
- a CDS encoding hemolysin III family protein, whose product MPDQPDAPLADLEAEDPGAPIPHLPLLEAADADHPDALAPSGVATSAQAGDAEVKPTWRGWIHAVTFPLAIAAGIVLVTVAHGPAAKTSSAVFALTSLLLFGNSALYHRFNWKLKTKRVLKRIDHANIFLLIAGTYTPIAALALPPAQGTLLLVLIWIAAVLGIGFRVFWIDAPRWLYTPLYVLMGGSALFFTGQIYAANPTTMILVLVGGLSYTIGAVIYGFKRPNPVPGVFGFHEIFHALTLVAFACHWVAILLIAVNPPYNA is encoded by the coding sequence ATGCCAGATCAACCGGATGCTCCGCTCGCCGACCTCGAAGCAGAAGATCCCGGCGCCCCCATCCCCCACCTCCCCCTGCTCGAGGCAGCCGACGCCGATCATCCTGATGCCCTCGCGCCCTCTGGCGTCGCCACTTCTGCGCAGGCAGGCGACGCAGAAGTGAAGCCGACCTGGCGGGGCTGGATCCATGCCGTCACGTTCCCGCTCGCCATTGCAGCCGGCATTGTGCTGGTCACCGTGGCCCATGGCCCGGCCGCGAAGACCAGCAGCGCGGTCTTCGCCCTCACCAGCCTGCTGCTGTTCGGCAACTCCGCGCTCTACCACCGATTCAACTGGAAGCTGAAGACCAAGCGCGTTCTCAAGAGGATCGACCATGCGAACATCTTCCTGTTGATCGCCGGGACCTACACCCCGATCGCGGCGCTGGCCCTCCCGCCAGCCCAGGGAACCCTGCTGCTTGTTCTGATCTGGATAGCGGCGGTGCTGGGCATCGGCTTCCGCGTGTTCTGGATCGATGCCCCCCGCTGGCTCTACACGCCGCTGTACGTGCTGATGGGGGGGTCGGCCCTGTTCTTCACCGGCCAGATCTACGCCGCCAACCCGACCACGATGATCCTCGTGCTCGTCGGCGGCCTGAGTTACACCATCGGCGCCGTGATCTACGGGTTCAAGCGCCCCAACCCAGTACCGGGTGTCTTCGGCTTCCACGAGATCTTCCACGCACTGACGCTGGTCGCGTTCGCATGCCACTGGGTGGCTATTCTGCTCATTGCAGTGAACCCGCCCTACAACGCCTAG
- the mca gene encoding mycothiol conjugate amidase Mca has product MALRLMAVHAHPDDESSKGAATYAYYLNRGAEVMVVSCTSGERGSILNEQLEARSWAERDIAGLRRHEMQAAQAAIGFQHRWLGYADSGLPDEGDPLPVNAFAAIDIEISVLPLVRLIREFRPHVLLTYDENGGYPHPDHIRCHEVSMLAYQLAADGSQHPELGASWQVSKLYYDRIFSYQRMQSIHTLLVETDPENPLLESFTQMRRWMTESPYLATTRVPAGEYFEVRDEALLAHASQVAPDSAFFFWPIDLQQKAWPTEDYQLVDSKVAVPDGAEEYESDLFAGIVESDGIVEPDGIVEPGSSVEPGSSVESGSSVESGSSVASDGASE; this is encoded by the coding sequence GTGGCCCTTCGCCTCATGGCCGTGCATGCCCATCCCGATGACGAATCGAGCAAGGGTGCGGCAACGTATGCGTACTACCTGAACCGCGGCGCCGAGGTCATGGTGGTCAGCTGCACGAGCGGCGAGCGCGGCAGTATTCTCAACGAACAGCTCGAGGCACGCTCCTGGGCAGAACGCGACATCGCGGGCCTTCGCCGACACGAGATGCAGGCCGCACAGGCTGCGATCGGATTCCAGCACCGCTGGCTCGGTTACGCGGACTCCGGTCTCCCCGACGAGGGCGACCCGCTGCCCGTGAACGCCTTTGCGGCGATCGACATCGAGATCAGCGTTCTCCCGTTGGTGAGGCTCATCCGCGAGTTCCGGCCGCACGTTCTGCTGACGTACGACGAGAACGGCGGCTACCCGCACCCCGACCACATCCGGTGCCACGAGGTGTCGATGCTGGCGTATCAGCTCGCAGCCGATGGCTCACAGCATCCGGAGCTCGGTGCTTCCTGGCAGGTCTCGAAGCTCTACTACGACCGTATCTTTAGCTACCAGCGCATGCAGTCGATCCACACCCTGCTCGTCGAGACCGATCCCGAGAACCCCCTCCTCGAATCGTTCACGCAGATGAGGCGGTGGATGACCGAGAGCCCGTACCTCGCAACCACCCGGGTGCCCGCGGGCGAGTACTTCGAGGTCCGCGATGAAGCCCTGCTTGCCCACGCGAGCCAGGTGGCACCTGACAGTGCGTTCTTCTTCTGGCCGATCGACCTGCAGCAGAAGGCCTGGCCCACCGAGGACTACCAGTTGGTCGACTCGAAGGTGGCCGTGCCCGATGGTGCCGAGGAGTACGAATCCGACCTCTTCGCCGGGATTGTCGAATCTGACGGCATCGTCGAACCTGACGGCATCGTCGAACCTGGCAGCAGTGTCGAACCTGGCAGCAGTGTCGAATCTGGCAGCAGTGTCGAATCTGGCAGCAGTGTCGCATCTGACGGGGCTTCCGAGTGA
- a CDS encoding DUF4307 domain-containing protein, with protein sequence MSEDEQSEDGPFAASSEALAPSSTRAPASDTRADRYGSTRKGRRTGRVIALAFGAAVVVVIGSWVVWAGLDGARSTVNTQDKAHTVVDDRRVDVTFVVGRDPGAAVTCAVEAQNEAHAVVGWKLVDVPASKQRDEQITTTVLTTEGAVTGLVDSCWLT encoded by the coding sequence GTGAGTGAAGACGAACAGAGCGAAGACGGACCGTTTGCCGCCTCGTCAGAAGCTTTGGCCCCGTCGTCGACGCGCGCGCCTGCGTCGGACACCCGCGCAGACCGCTACGGGAGCACGCGCAAGGGCCGGCGCACGGGCCGGGTCATCGCGCTGGCCTTCGGCGCTGCCGTGGTGGTGGTGATCGGCTCCTGGGTCGTGTGGGCCGGGCTCGATGGAGCACGATCCACAGTGAACACACAGGACAAGGCGCACACCGTCGTCGATGATCGGCGCGTGGACGTGACGTTCGTCGTCGGGCGCGATCCGGGCGCGGCGGTCACCTGTGCCGTCGAAGCCCAGAACGAGGCACACGCGGTCGTCGGTTGGAAACTCGTCGATGTGCCCGCGTCTAAGCAACGCGACGAGCAGATCACCACTACTGTATTGACCACCGAGGGCGCTGTCACCGGTTTGGTCGACAGTTGTTGGCTGACATAG
- the greA gene encoding transcription elongation factor GreA → MADETQVSWLTQEAYDRLANELEYASTTGRQEITDKIQSAREEGDLKENSGYHAAKDEQGKQEARIRFLTNLLKTAQVSAAPESHGVVVPGTVITAIIAGDESVFLLGSREIAGQSDLDVYSEKSPLGTAIMGLAVGDSTTYEAPNGRAITVKVTAVENYTG, encoded by the coding sequence ATGGCCGATGAGACCCAGGTCAGCTGGCTCACGCAGGAAGCCTACGATCGTCTTGCGAACGAGCTCGAATACGCCTCGACGACGGGCCGCCAGGAGATCACCGACAAGATCCAGTCCGCTCGCGAAGAGGGCGACCTGAAGGAGAACAGCGGCTACCACGCCGCAAAAGACGAGCAGGGCAAGCAGGAGGCGCGTATCCGCTTTCTGACGAACCTGCTGAAGACCGCACAGGTGAGTGCAGCACCGGAGAGCCACGGCGTCGTGGTGCCCGGTACCGTCATCACCGCGATCATCGCAGGCGACGAGAGTGTGTTCCTGCTCGGCAGCCGCGAGATCGCCGGCCAGTCAGACCTCGACGTCTACTCGGAGAAGAGCCCACTCGGCACCGCGATCATGGGTCTCGCCGTCGGCGACTCGACCACCTATGAGGCCCCGAACGGCCGCGCAATCACCGTCAAGGTCACCGCAGTCGAGAACTACACGGGCTGA
- the ilvA gene encoding threonine ammonia-lyase: MPETTAPAVRAIPPLADIEAARTVVARVAQPTPMETSRFLAEVLGSDVLLKLENLQRTGSYKIRGAYYRMSRLSDAEKARGVVAASAGNHAQGVAFAARELGIKATIFMPLGVALPKLQATRDYGADVLLRGSTVEEPLQAAAEYAAATGAVLIPPFDHPDVITGQGTLGLEIHDQAPDLDTIIVPIGGGGLISGVASALKQRAALEGRSIRVIGVQAANAAAYPVSLANGVVTEIRTSATIADGIAVAKPGLLNFEIIRELVDEVVTVSEADIARAILVLLERAKLVVEPAGAVGVAAILAGQVTGTGKTVVILSGGNIDPLLMQRVISHGLAASDRYLKLKIMLPDRPGQLARTAEIVAEANANVIEVLHTRHGRGLQLSQVELELSVETRGPEHRAQVVQKLRDAGYDPRLDSD; the protein is encoded by the coding sequence ATGCCTGAAACCACAGCCCCGGCAGTTCGAGCCATTCCTCCCCTGGCTGACATCGAGGCTGCGCGAACTGTGGTGGCCAGGGTGGCCCAACCCACCCCGATGGAGACGTCGCGGTTCCTGGCCGAAGTGCTGGGCTCCGACGTTCTCCTGAAGCTCGAGAACCTGCAGCGCACGGGCTCGTACAAGATCCGTGGGGCCTACTACCGCATGTCGCGCCTGAGCGACGCTGAGAAGGCCAGGGGAGTGGTCGCTGCCTCCGCAGGCAACCACGCCCAGGGTGTCGCCTTCGCGGCGAGGGAGCTGGGCATCAAGGCGACGATCTTCATGCCGCTCGGCGTGGCCCTGCCGAAGCTCCAGGCCACGCGCGACTACGGGGCTGATGTGCTGCTGCGCGGCTCCACGGTTGAAGAACCACTGCAGGCCGCCGCCGAGTATGCCGCGGCTACCGGGGCCGTGCTGATACCACCGTTCGATCATCCGGATGTCATCACCGGCCAGGGCACCCTCGGGCTCGAGATCCACGACCAGGCGCCCGACCTCGACACGATCATCGTGCCGATCGGTGGCGGCGGGCTCATCTCGGGAGTCGCCAGTGCGCTGAAGCAGCGTGCGGCACTCGAGGGTCGCAGCATCCGCGTGATCGGTGTGCAGGCGGCGAATGCTGCCGCGTACCCGGTGTCGCTGGCCAATGGTGTGGTGACCGAGATCCGCACCTCGGCGACGATCGCCGACGGTATCGCCGTCGCAAAGCCGGGCCTTCTGAACTTCGAGATCATCCGTGAGCTCGTCGACGAGGTGGTCACCGTGAGCGAAGCCGACATCGCGAGGGCCATTCTCGTGCTGCTCGAGCGCGCGAAGCTCGTCGTGGAGCCGGCCGGTGCCGTCGGGGTCGCTGCCATTCTCGCCGGCCAGGTCACGGGCACGGGCAAGACCGTCGTGATCCTGTCGGGTGGCAACATCGACCCGCTTCTCATGCAACGGGTCATCAGCCACGGGCTGGCCGCTTCTGACCGGTACCTCAAACTGAAGATCATGCTGCCTGACCGCCCGGGCCAGCTCGCCCGCACGGCCGAGATCGTCGCCGAAGCGAATGCGAATGTGATCGAGGTGCTGCACACGCGGCACGGTCGCGGGCTGCAGCTCAGCCAGGTCGAACTCGAACTCAGCGTCGAGACCCGCGGCCCTGAGCACCGGGCCCAGGTGGTGCAGAAGCTCCGCGATGCGGGCTACGACCCGCGCCTGGACAGCGACTGA
- a CDS encoding AI-2E family transporter has product MSDSGELRPRSGFFPRRRSSVRQSEQGSNSSLAPLTQVATSVASTSGSVPPGMQIAGAWAWRLLVIAGALAVLLYVVAQFSLVVIPLLVAVILSALLVPFKNFLLRHGWPKWLGIVVPLLTVFIVIGALAFLVATQISSGYGDLKTQSMASYNAFLDWLKHGPLQLSDDQISGYVGQAWAALQADSSALVSGALSLGTTVGHVLTGVLLVLFSTIFILIDGAGIWNWLVRVFPKRARAAVDGAGKSGWNTLRSFIRVQILVAFVDAVGIGLGALILQVPLAIPIAVLVFLGSFIPVVGAVLTGALAVFIALIYNGWVVALIMLGVVLLVQQIEGHVLQPLVMGTAVKVHPLAVVLAVAGGSIIAGIPGAFFAVPFIAVLNVMIKYIASGLWREKPEPREPIPDA; this is encoded by the coding sequence ATGTCTGACTCTGGCGAACTGCGGCCTCGTTCTGGATTCTTCCCGAGAAGGAGATCGTCGGTGCGGCAATCGGAGCAAGGCTCCAACTCCTCACTGGCACCGCTCACACAGGTGGCCACCTCTGTCGCGTCAACCAGCGGATCTGTTCCACCCGGTATGCAGATCGCGGGTGCGTGGGCCTGGCGACTTCTTGTCATCGCCGGTGCTCTCGCTGTGCTTCTGTATGTTGTCGCACAGTTCAGCCTGGTGGTCATCCCGCTGCTGGTTGCGGTGATCCTCTCGGCGCTCCTGGTGCCGTTCAAGAACTTCCTCCTTCGGCACGGCTGGCCGAAGTGGCTTGGCATCGTCGTGCCCCTGCTCACGGTCTTCATCGTGATCGGTGCGCTTGCGTTCCTGGTGGCAACGCAGATCTCTTCCGGGTACGGCGACCTCAAGACGCAGAGCATGGCGTCGTACAACGCCTTCCTGGACTGGTTGAAACACGGCCCTCTCCAGCTCTCGGATGACCAGATCAGCGGTTATGTCGGCCAGGCGTGGGCAGCCCTGCAGGCCGACAGCTCCGCCCTCGTCAGTGGAGCCCTGAGCCTGGGTACGACGGTGGGGCATGTGCTCACCGGAGTGCTGCTGGTGCTGTTCTCGACGATCTTCATTCTCATCGACGGCGCCGGCATCTGGAACTGGCTCGTCAGGGTCTTTCCGAAGCGGGCCAGGGCGGCGGTCGACGGAGCCGGCAAGTCCGGCTGGAACACCCTACGGAGCTTCATCAGGGTGCAGATTCTCGTCGCGTTCGTCGATGCTGTGGGCATCGGTCTCGGTGCCTTGATCCTCCAGGTTCCTCTCGCCATCCCCATTGCCGTGCTGGTCTTTCTCGGGTCGTTCATTCCTGTGGTCGGTGCCGTGCTGACCGGTGCCCTGGCAGTGTTCATCGCCCTCATCTACAACGGTTGGGTCGTGGCTCTCATCATGCTGGGCGTTGTGCTGCTGGTGCAGCAGATCGAGGGACACGTGCTGCAGCCGCTCGTCATGGGCACTGCGGTCAAGGTCCACCCCCTGGCCGTCGTGCTCGCGGTCGCCGGGGGAAGTATTATCGCTGGTATCCCCGGTGCATTCTTTGCTGTGCCGTTCATCGCCGTTCTGAACGTGATGATCAAGTACATAGCGAGCGGCCTCTGGCGAGAAAAACCCGAACCGAGAGAACCGATACCCGATGCCTGA
- a CDS encoding winged helix-turn-helix domain-containing protein, giving the protein MVTTVSAALARRIALAAQGFGAPIRSGDSPPLAQPGLRQLAPLVSKLGLLQIDSVNVFERSHYLPAFSRLGVYDKTELDRLTSGTRIIEYWAHEASFIPVNTLPLLRWRMNDFRAKSLANGDSWANANPAMITWLLAELADKGPLPASAIEHESNRRNGPWWGWSDVKVGLETLFRWGDLVAAGRTRFERSYGLPEQVLPAEIRNAEIARPTAIRELISISARAHGIGTLADLADYFRLKTADALPAIRELEDSGELLPVSVGGRGADGWGKPAWLHRDARLPRRMTATALLTPFDPVVWFRPRAERLFDFHYRIEIYTPEPKRVFGYYVLPILLDDRIVGRLDLKNDRQAGVLRIQAAWAEPHPPADAPARIAAALRETARWQGLTDITVAPRGNFAAALAAELHHT; this is encoded by the coding sequence GTGGTAACGACTGTCTCAGCAGCTCTCGCACGGCGCATCGCCCTGGCGGCCCAGGGGTTCGGGGCGCCCATCCGGTCAGGCGACAGCCCTCCGCTTGCCCAGCCGGGCCTTCGCCAATTGGCCCCGTTGGTCTCGAAGCTCGGCCTGCTGCAGATCGACTCGGTGAACGTCTTCGAACGAAGCCACTACCTGCCCGCCTTCTCCAGGCTCGGCGTCTATGACAAGACAGAACTCGACCGCCTCACCTCCGGCACGCGCATCATCGAGTACTGGGCACACGAGGCGTCGTTCATTCCCGTGAACACGCTTCCGCTCCTCCGGTGGCGAATGAACGATTTTCGCGCCAAGAGCCTGGCGAACGGCGACTCCTGGGCGAATGCGAACCCGGCGATGATCACCTGGCTCCTGGCCGAACTCGCCGACAAGGGCCCGCTTCCCGCAAGCGCCATCGAGCATGAGTCCAACCGCCGCAACGGCCCGTGGTGGGGGTGGTCCGATGTGAAGGTGGGCCTCGAGACGCTGTTCCGGTGGGGCGACCTGGTCGCAGCCGGGCGGACCCGGTTCGAACGCAGCTATGGACTGCCCGAACAGGTTCTGCCCGCAGAGATCAGGAATGCAGAGATCGCGCGGCCCACGGCGATCCGCGAACTGATCTCCATCTCAGCCAGGGCCCACGGTATCGGTACACTGGCTGACCTCGCCGACTACTTCCGGTTGAAGACGGCGGATGCCCTGCCCGCCATCCGCGAGCTCGAAGACTCCGGCGAGCTCCTGCCCGTCAGCGTTGGGGGGCGGGGCGCAGACGGCTGGGGCAAACCGGCCTGGCTCCACCGCGACGCGCGACTCCCCCGGCGTATGACCGCGACTGCCCTGCTGACTCCCTTCGATCCCGTCGTCTGGTTTCGTCCCCGAGCCGAGCGGCTCTTCGACTTTCACTACCGCATCGAGATCTACACGCCCGAACCGAAACGGGTCTTCGGTTACTACGTTCTGCCGATCCTGCTCGACGACCGCATCGTGGGTCGGCTCGACCTCAAGAACGACCGCCAGGCCGGAGTGCTCCGCATTCAGGCCGCCTGGGCCGAGCCCCACCCGCCCGCCGACGCGCCCGCGCGCATCGCTGCAGCGCTTCGCGAAACGGCCCGCTGGCAGGGCCTCACAGACATCACGGTCGCTCCACGCGGAAACTTCGCTGCCGCCCTCGCCGCCGAGCTCCACCACACCTGA
- a CDS encoding M48 family metalloprotease produces MYKAIAQNKRNTVIILVLFVLIIGGLGYLAGVLYRSVSLTVFILVGAIVFAVIQYFFAASQAVISSGAIEIQKSDNPRLWRTVENIAITTGMEMPKVYIINDPAPNAFATGRDPKHSVVAVTTGLLDIMTDSELEGVMAHEMGHVQNYDIRVSLIVYGLVVAVGIIADMFLRMAFFGRNNNGNNPLVLVLGLVAAIIAPIIATVVQLAVSRQREYLADATSAMTTRHPEALASALAKLEAYGRPMQKQATSMAHMWIADPLKPGFMAKLFATHPPIPERIERLQKMGGSF; encoded by the coding sequence ATGTACAAGGCGATAGCGCAGAACAAGCGCAATACCGTCATCATCCTGGTGCTGTTCGTGCTCATCATCGGTGGGCTCGGCTATCTGGCTGGTGTTCTCTACCGGAGCGTCAGTCTCACGGTGTTCATCCTGGTCGGTGCCATCGTGTTCGCGGTCATCCAGTACTTCTTCGCTGCCTCCCAGGCCGTGATCTCCAGCGGCGCCATCGAGATCCAGAAGTCTGACAACCCGCGGCTCTGGCGCACAGTCGAGAACATCGCCATCACCACGGGCATGGAGATGCCGAAGGTCTACATCATCAACGATCCGGCGCCGAACGCGTTTGCGACCGGTCGCGACCCGAAACATTCGGTCGTCGCTGTGACGACGGGCCTGCTCGACATCATGACCGACTCCGAACTCGAAGGAGTCATGGCCCACGAGATGGGTCACGTGCAGAACTATGACATCCGCGTCTCGCTCATCGTCTACGGGCTGGTGGTGGCCGTCGGAATCATCGCCGACATGTTCCTTCGCATGGCGTTCTTCGGGCGCAACAACAACGGGAACAACCCGCTGGTTCTCGTGCTCGGCCTCGTCGCCGCCATCATCGCCCCGATCATCGCCACCGTCGTGCAGCTGGCCGTGTCTCGCCAGAGGGAATACCTCGCCGACGCAACGAGCGCAATGACGACCCGCCACCCCGAGGCGCTGGCCAGTGCCCTCGCAAAGCTCGAGGCCTACGGCAGGCCCATGCAGAAGCAGGCGACGAGCATGGCGCACATGTGGATCGCCGACCCGCTGAAACCCGGGTTCATGGCGAAGCTGTTCGCTACGCACCCACCCATCCCCGAGCGCATCGAGCGCCTGCAGAAAATGGGCGGCTCGTTCTGA
- a CDS encoding LemA family protein, which translates to MGWLIALIVVVVLVVIIGIYLWATYNSLVTLNVRVDEAWSDITVQLKRRADLLPNLIETVKGYAAHEKGVFEAVTKARAETLSAQGPAEASVAENHMQSALKSIFAVAEAYPQLQASQNFLQLQAELVDTEDKVQASRRFYNGGVRELNTKIKVFPNNVFAKRLGFMARDFFEVADLAAIAEPPRVQF; encoded by the coding sequence ATGGGATGGCTAATTGCACTGATCGTTGTCGTGGTTCTTGTCGTCATCATCGGCATCTACCTGTGGGCGACCTACAACTCGCTGGTGACGCTGAATGTTCGCGTCGATGAGGCGTGGAGCGACATCACCGTCCAGCTCAAGCGCAGGGCCGACCTGCTGCCGAACCTGATCGAGACGGTGAAGGGCTACGCAGCGCACGAGAAGGGTGTGTTCGAGGCCGTCACCAAGGCACGGGCGGAGACGCTGAGCGCGCAGGGCCCGGCAGAGGCATCCGTGGCAGAGAACCACATGCAGTCCGCCCTCAAGAGCATCTTCGCCGTCGCTGAGGCCTACCCTCAGCTTCAGGCAAGCCAGAACTTCCTCCAGCTGCAGGCCGAACTGGTCGACACTGAAGACAAGGTGCAGGCCTCACGCCGCTTCTACAACGGTGGGGTGCGAGAACTGAACACCAAGATCAAGGTGTTTCCGAACAACGTCTTCGCCAAGCGCCTCGGCTTCATGGCCCGCGACTTCTTCGAGGTGGCCGACCTGGCCGCCATCGCAGAGCCGCCGCGCGTGCAGTTCTGA